Below is a genomic region from Gracilimonas sp..
CAGCATGTCGATATACTCCAACTCGGCATCAGAAGACTCTACCAGCGCCTGCACGTCTTCTGACTCAGGTGTGGTCATTCTGCGCGCATATTGCTCTACATTTGTATTAGTGATTTGAACGATCGATTTATCTCTGTGCTTCTTCATGATTGAAAGATAAGGTACAACCCCCTATTATCACCAAAAAAAGAACACATTGAATTTCATACCCGCAAACGAATCCCGCTTTTTTATCTGGTTCTTTGATCATTACACCCGCTGGTCTTTGAAAAGACGATTTAAGCAATTATGGATTAAACAGAATTACCAGCCCACTTCTACCTCCAGAACTGTCTATTTTTTGAACCACAATTTATGGTGGGATGGCTTAATCCCGTTGTACCTGAATGAAAACATCTTTCACCAAAAAGCCCGCGCCCTGATGGAAGACAAACAGATGCAGCAGTACACATTCTTTAGCAAAATCGGGGCGTTCTCCATTAACCTTGAAAATCCAAAAGCATCCATTCAATCCCTTCGGTATGCTGTGGAATCTTTGCAGCGAGAAAATTCCTGCCTGTTTATTTATCCTGAAGGAACCATTACACCCGCCTCAGATTCTGCTCCAGATTTCAAAGAAGGACTAGCCTGGCTGTACTCCAAAACGGAAAATGTCGACTATGTTCCTATCCATATTTACGCTCATTTCCTTAGAAGCAGTAAACCCGAGCTTTATATATCAATAGGAAAATCAGTTGATTATTATAAGTCAATGAGCAGAAATGAATTAACTGAATTATTTGAGGCTGATATTCAACACTTAAATGAGCAAACCAGACAAGTAGCCGGATTTTCTGATGAGGGATTCAAACCTCAATTTTAGCCTAAATAATTTAGGTTACCATGTCCACGGATATAATAAGCGTGATTTCTGAACCCAGTGCGGCCTTTGCTCCCTGTAGTTTAACCGCATATGCACTAATGGCCAGAACATCTTTTTATAAATATTTTCAGGATATATATACTCTGAAATTCCATGCGCCGCATATACTTGACCGTTGTAGTTAACAATAGATTCACCTTTAAATCTTTGATAGAAAGGGCCATCGTCTATTTTAGTGCTACATTGAATATTTACAGTAGTTTCACCTTCTTTTAACTCAATTTTCCGGGCTGATTTCAAACCAAACCAATTTCGGGTGAAATAGCTCATTTCGGCATCGCTAAACTTCTCCAACACCTGTTGATTATCCCGGTCGATTAGCCATGCCTCAAACTGCTCGGTGTTCCGTTTTTGCATCAGGTAATAAACAAGAGTGAAATCCTTGAAGTGATACCTTCCCCAATACCAATCCCTGAAACTTTCTTTCATGGGTTCCTGCCCGGTGTTATGATCATGGTATCCATTGCCTGTAAAGTTCAGGACCTCTTCCCCATTCTTGCCGACTACTTCCAGCTGCGCTTTAACCGAAGTTCCCGGAGTAAGCAAGTTCCAGCTGTGGCGATCTTCACTGACCGACTGAATAAGATTCTCGTTTCCTTTAGTTGCCTCGCCTTTTATTCGGCCGTGAACTTTGTGACCAGAAGGTAATTCCTGACCTAGCTTAATCTCAAAACTCAACTCATTATTTTTGAACACATATTCTACCGAGTTCTGCTCAACCGACAGAGTTTTAGTCTCATCGTCCCACGTGAATTCATCCTTTCCAAATTCGAGGAAGCTATAATAAACCGTTTTTCCACCCTTATATAGTGAAACACTAATAGCCGGATAAGAGACCCTGCCAACCTGACCCGCCTCCAGATCCTTAATGTATTGAGTAGAAAAGGGATTGGTTTGATAGAATATAATCACAAACCCCTGCTGTCCATCCTCACTTAACCCATCAAAATACCACCATTCGTATCCACCGAACGACTTATTAAAATCTGGAGTTATTTGCCTTACATCTGTAGATATATTCATGCTAAAATAAAATAATCGTGTTGGTGAACGGCAACGCTCTGTTTGCTAACTTTCGTTCAATGGACATACTTCTTTACATCGCAGCAACTTACATCGTATTTACCATTTTTGTGTTTATACGAAATTGGTTTGAATTCCACTCGCTGTCAAATCAATCTTATGGTAAACAGGATTTCAGTTCCGCCCCTCTTGTCAGTATTTGTATCCCAGCCCGAAACGAGGAGACCGTAATTGAGCGATGTGTAACATCCGCACTTAAACAAGACTATCCCAATTTTGAAGTACTGGTACTGGATGATAATTCCACGGACCAAACTACCGATATACTTAACAAACTATCCGGCATTATTAACAACCTTCACCATCTTAAAGGACAGCCCAAACCTGATGAATGGCTGGGTAAACCCTGGGCGTGCCATCAATTGAGCGAAAAAGCAACTGGAGAATATTTAATATTCATTGATGCAGATGTGTGGCTGGAAGAAGATGCTATCAAAAAAGCTGTTAATGCGTTAAAAGCGTCTGACGCTATTACCGTTTGGCCTAAACAGCAGGTACAAACCTTTTGGGAAAAGCTCATTATTCCCATGATTTACTACGGCTTGTACACTTTATTACCGGCAAAGTATGTAGAACAAAACCCAAAATGGCTGCCAGCAAGTCTTAGAAAGAAAATGGCTCCCCAATTTGCGGCCGCCTGTGGACAGTTTATTGGATTTAACAGGAAAACATACACAGACATCGGTGGTCATACTTCCGTTAAACAGGATATTGTAGAAGATGTTCAACTTGCAAAAACCATTAAACGCCACGATTTAAAAATTACTATGTATGATGGAATCGGAACAGTAAACTGCAGGATGTACCGGTCTCATTCTGAAATCTTTGAAGGGCTACGTAAAAACTTTTTTGTCGGCTTTGGAAGGAATGTACCTCTCTTTCTCTTTATGGCCATTATGCAATTCATAGTGTTTGTAGTTCCGGTATTGGCTTTGATCTTTGGAAATCCAGACTCACAAAAATTCGCAGCTGTTCTTATTAGTATTATTTTAATACAGCGCTGGCTGATGGATTATAAGTTTGGGTGGAATCCTTTGATCAGCCTTTTACAGCCGTTTACTATTATTTGGTATGAGGTTCTTGGCATTCGTTGCCTTTGGGATCATTTCACCGGAAGAAAGGCCAGTTGGAAAGGCCGCGAAGTCGGATAAAAATTTATCTGTTCTTCACTAATAATCGTTTTCTTTTTTGCAGATACATAGACATATTTGAGGTGTATGAAAGCATTGATCGACAAATACCTGAAATACCTGAGCGTAGAACGCAATGCTTCCGAACATACTATTATCTCTTATCAAAATGACCTCACTTCTTTTCTTGAATTTACGGCTCAAGTAAACGAACAAGATGCTTCACAGGTTGATGTGACTACCATCACCCGATTGAATATCAGGTTATGGCTGGGTGATTTATCAGAAAAAGGGTTAGCCAAAACTTCAATAGCCCGTAAGGTTGCCGCGCTTCGTTCATTTTTTAAATATTGTTTTAAAAGAGGTCATGTCGACAAAAATCCGGCTCACCTGCTCGTAGTACCAAAAAAAGAACAGACGTTGCCAAAAACAGCTACGGTCGAAGACATCAACCGAATGATGGAAACCGTAGATATTGAAACAGCTAAAGGGCTTCAGGATCGGGCTATTCTGGAACTATTCTATGGAACAGGAATGCGGCTAAGTGAGCTTACCGGGCTCAATCTATCCAACATTGATTTAAAGCAACGTCAGGTTACAGTTCATGGTAAAGGCAATAAACAGCGGATAATTCCATTGGGTAATACAGTGGTAACCATTCTAAATCAATTCTTAGAAAAAAGACCTGAATTGTACGGAGAACGAACAGACGGAGACGCAAAAAAGGCGTTATTCCTGGCAGCCAATGGTCAGCGTATGTACGACCGGGCTGTACGGTATATGGTAGAAGATTATTTAAAACAAACCAGTGAGGTTACTCAAAAAAGTCCGCATGTTCTGCGCCATAGTTTTGCTACCCATATGCTGGATAACGGAGCGGACATAAGAATCATCAAAGAGTTTTTGGGTCACGCTAATTTAGCGGCAACGCAGGTTTATACACATACAAGTATGGAAAGACTTAAAAATGTGTATGAGCAGGCTCATCCAAGAGCGAAAACGTAATAATTACATAACTAAAATTAGGAGTAGAAGTATGAAAACTACATTCACAGCACGCCATTTTGAAGCAAGCGCTGATCTTCAACAATATTGCAGAGACAGTGTGGAAAAACTTGAACAGTTTTATGACCGGATCGTAATGTGTGATATTATTCTTGAACCTACTCCTTCTGACGAAAACCCACAGCAGGCTGAAATCATTGTTAAAGTGCCGCGAAAAATATTAACAGCTAAAGAATCTGCTTCTTCCTACGAGCAGGCCATTCATAATGCTGTTGAAACAGTAAGTCGGCAATTGAAGAAGTACAAAGAAAAAATGCATGCCGTTAACTAATATTTTTAATTAATCTCTTATGCCATTTTCACCCCAGGCCCCAATCCCGCGCAAGGATAAGATTAGTGTAGCTTATCTTATCAATAAGCTACGAGAACGTGTCAATATAAATATAGAAGCATGTGTTTCTGATAATTGTGCCGGAGACCATTTTGTGGTTGAAGCTGATTTACACCGACCGGGATTGGCGCTTGCCGGGTATAATGAGCTATTTACTTATCAACGAATTCAGATAATTGGGAATACGGAAACCCAGTTTCTGGAAAACATGGGTAAAGACAAACAGGAAGAATCATTCCGCCATATTACCAAGTTCGATATTCCGGTTATCTTTTTGACTGATGGAAATCAACTTCCCGAAAATTTATTGCAGATCGCCAAAGAGGCAAGCATACCGATTTATTCAACACCACTGGAGACTACCCGATTCATGTATATTCTACGGGATTTTCTGGAAGACCAATTTGCCATACAGACTATGGTGCACGGATCTATGATGGATGTGTACGGAATAGGAATTTTAGTTGCCGGAAAATCCGGGATCGGTAAAAGTGAGGTCGCACTGGACTTAGTTGAACGCGGCCACCGCTTGGTTGCTGATGACGTTGTCATGCTTACCAAAAAGAACAATGTACTAATGTCGTCGGCTACCGAAATGAGCAAGCACTTCATGGAAATACGCGGACTCGGTATTGTAGACGTGATGTCCATGTTTGGAATACGCGCCATCCGCTATCAAAAGAGGTTGGAGGTAGTATTGGAATTAACCCTTTGGGATGAAACCAGAGAAGTTGAACGAACGGGATTAAACCATGATTCGGTGAATGTATTAGGACTGGAAATTCCTCTCATTCACCTCCCCATCACACCAGGTAAAAACATTACCGTTATCGCTGAAGTAATTGCAATGAATTATTTATTGAAACATTATGGGTACGATCCCGCAAAAGCATTCCAGGAAAGAATCCAATCAAGCATAAGTGAAAAAACAAAAGGAAGGGATATGACTCCGAAAAGAGCTATCGAGTACTTTGAAGGGGATATCGAATAAACTGTAACATTAGAGTTCTGGCTTACTCTTTGAATGTGATACGAAGGTTACTATCTTAGGCAAGTTTTGGAACAAGGTTAGTATATGTCAATAAAAAATCACTATTACTACGACGAAACGAATTGCGAATTTGTACCTATTGAGTACAATCGCCTTGAGCAGGTTGTCTACAATCTTTCAATTTGGATCTTATCTGGTGTTGTACTGACTGGTATAGGTATCATCCTACTCTCTACCTACATCGGCACACCTGCTGAGCTCGCCCTTAAAGCTGAAAATGAAGCCTTATACGAACAGCTTGAAAGCACAAAAGATGCGCTTGTTAATCTCGATGATCAAATCACTGCGATTGCTAAAAAAGATAATGAGATGTACCGCTCTGTTTTGGGTATGGATCAAATTTCCTACGAAGAAAGACAGGCTGGTGTTGGTGGTTCTGACCCTTACAATGAGTTTGATGTATACAATGAATCTACCTCAGAATTATTGAAGTGGACCGCTTCCAAAGTGGATAATTTGGAGCGCCGTATTGGAATTCAGAAATTGAGTTTTGAAGAAATTAAGAGCCAATACAATGTGAATAAAGAAAAAATGGCTCATATCCCTGCTATTAAACCCACCTCGGGTATTTTGTTGAGTGGATACGGTGTACGGTACCACCCTATTCTTAAATATAACCGCCGCCATAACGGGTTAGATTTCCGGGCAGATAT
It encodes:
- a CDS encoding lysophospholipid acyltransferase family protein, giving the protein MNFIPANESRFFIWFFDHYTRWSLKRRFKQLWIKQNYQPTSTSRTVYFLNHNLWWDGLIPLYLNENIFHQKARALMEDKQMQQYTFFSKIGAFSINLENPKASIQSLRYAVESLQRENSCLFIYPEGTITPASDSAPDFKEGLAWLYSKTENVDYVPIHIYAHFLRSSKPELYISIGKSVDYYKSMSRNELTELFEADIQHLNEQTRQVAGFSDEGFKPQF
- a CDS encoding glycosyltransferase, which codes for MDILLYIAATYIVFTIFVFIRNWFEFHSLSNQSYGKQDFSSAPLVSICIPARNEETVIERCVTSALKQDYPNFEVLVLDDNSTDQTTDILNKLSGIINNLHHLKGQPKPDEWLGKPWACHQLSEKATGEYLIFIDADVWLEEDAIKKAVNALKASDAITVWPKQQVQTFWEKLIIPMIYYGLYTLLPAKYVEQNPKWLPASLRKKMAPQFAAACGQFIGFNRKTYTDIGGHTSVKQDIVEDVQLAKTIKRHDLKITMYDGIGTVNCRMYRSHSEIFEGLRKNFFVGFGRNVPLFLFMAIMQFIVFVVPVLALIFGNPDSQKFAAVLISIILIQRWLMDYKFGWNPLISLLQPFTIIWYEVLGIRCLWDHFTGRKASWKGREVG
- the xerC gene encoding tyrosine recombinase XerC; its protein translation is MKALIDKYLKYLSVERNASEHTIISYQNDLTSFLEFTAQVNEQDASQVDVTTITRLNIRLWLGDLSEKGLAKTSIARKVAALRSFFKYCFKRGHVDKNPAHLLVVPKKEQTLPKTATVEDINRMMETVDIETAKGLQDRAILELFYGTGMRLSELTGLNLSNIDLKQRQVTVHGKGNKQRIIPLGNTVVTILNQFLEKRPELYGERTDGDAKKALFLAANGQRMYDRAVRYMVEDYLKQTSEVTQKSPHVLRHSFATHMLDNGADIRIIKEFLGHANLAATQVYTHTSMERLKNVYEQAHPRAKT
- the raiA gene encoding ribosome-associated translation inhibitor RaiA, giving the protein MKTTFTARHFEASADLQQYCRDSVEKLEQFYDRIVMCDIILEPTPSDENPQQAEIIVKVPRKILTAKESASSYEQAIHNAVETVSRQLKKYKEKMHAVN
- the hprK gene encoding HPr(Ser) kinase/phosphatase translates to MPFSPQAPIPRKDKISVAYLINKLRERVNINIEACVSDNCAGDHFVVEADLHRPGLALAGYNELFTYQRIQIIGNTETQFLENMGKDKQEESFRHITKFDIPVIFLTDGNQLPENLLQIAKEASIPIYSTPLETTRFMYILRDFLEDQFAIQTMVHGSMMDVYGIGILVAGKSGIGKSEVALDLVERGHRLVADDVVMLTKKNNVLMSSATEMSKHFMEIRGLGIVDVMSMFGIRAIRYQKRLEVVLELTLWDETREVERTGLNHDSVNVLGLEIPLIHLPITPGKNITVIAEVIAMNYLLKHYGYDPAKAFQERIQSSISEKTKGRDMTPKRAIEYFEGDIE
- a CDS encoding M23 family metallopeptidase, with product MSIKNHYYYDETNCEFVPIEYNRLEQVVYNLSIWILSGVVLTGIGIILLSTYIGTPAELALKAENEALYEQLESTKDALVNLDDQITAIAKKDNEMYRSVLGMDQISYEERQAGVGGSDPYNEFDVYNESTSELLKWTASKVDNLERRIGIQKLSFEEIKSQYNVNKEKMAHIPAIKPTSGILLSGYGVRYHPILKYNRRHNGLDFRADIGDAVFTTGNGKIRFAGRKGTLGLVVIVDHGFGYETLYAHLSGLAKGIKNGSKVERGQQIGMAGDSGLSEGPHLHYEVHFKGEPVDPIYYLFADTSPEEYAMFKEISETNNNSLD